From Draconibacterium halophilum, one genomic window encodes:
- the bglX gene encoding beta-glucosidase BglX, with the protein MSRFLLFVAVLFLFTGCGTPTSNSGDSEMDVFVSDLMKKMTIQEKIGQLNLITPGGGIPTGSVVSTGVEEKIKTGKVGGIFGVYGPEKNRQAQQLAVEESRLGIPMIFGSDVIHGYKTTFPLPLGLASTWDMELIEKTAQIAAKEATADGIFWNFSPMVDVSRDPRWGRISEGAGEDPYLGSEIAKAMVNGYQQGNLTATTTMMATVKHFALYGAAEAGRDYNSVDMSHLRMFNEYFPPYKAAIDAGVGCVMSSFNDVDGVPASGNKWLLTDVLRDRWGFDGFVVSDYTSVNEMIAHGLGDLQAVSALALKAGLDMDMVGEGFLTTLEKSLEEGKVTEEDINIACRRILEAKYKLGLFEDPYLYFDNARPENDILTAEHRQVARQAAASSMVLLKNENQLLPLEKSGTAALVGPLVDSRSNMLGTWAPTGDFNLAVTVLEGFKNVVGDDVNIVHAKGANISDDPEFAKKINVFGPKIFIDERSPETMLREAVSVSNKADVIIAVVGEATEMTGESSSRTDITMPPSQKKLLKELAKTGKPLVIVNMSGRPMEIVEEVEMADAFVQMWHAGVEGGNALPDVLFGDYNPSGKLTATFPVNVGQVPIYYSIRNTGRPQDGDTFQKFKSNYLDAPNSPLFPFGYGLSYTSFEFKNLSIDKATITNNDELKVSVEVTNTGNFDGEEVVQLYIRDMVASITPPLRLLKGFEKVSISKGETKTVEFTITNEDLAFYHADLSFYAEPGEFEIYVGGDSNASLASKFTLK; encoded by the coding sequence ATGTCACGCTTTTTATTATTTGTTGCAGTACTATTTTTATTTACCGGATGTGGAACACCGACGAGCAACTCAGGTGATTCTGAAATGGATGTTTTTGTTTCCGATTTGATGAAAAAAATGACCATACAGGAAAAAATTGGTCAGCTGAACCTGATCACGCCGGGAGGTGGAATTCCCACCGGATCGGTAGTTAGTACCGGTGTTGAGGAGAAGATAAAAACCGGAAAAGTAGGTGGTATTTTTGGTGTTTACGGACCGGAGAAAAACCGTCAGGCACAACAACTGGCTGTGGAAGAAAGCCGCCTGGGTATTCCGATGATCTTTGGTTCCGATGTTATACATGGCTATAAAACTACATTTCCGCTGCCGCTTGGATTAGCCAGCACCTGGGATATGGAACTGATTGAAAAAACTGCGCAAATTGCGGCCAAAGAAGCAACTGCCGATGGTATATTCTGGAATTTCTCACCAATGGTTGACGTATCGCGCGATCCACGTTGGGGACGTATTTCCGAAGGTGCCGGTGAAGATCCGTATTTGGGTTCTGAAATTGCAAAAGCAATGGTAAACGGCTACCAGCAAGGCAACCTGACCGCAACTACAACAATGATGGCAACCGTAAAACATTTTGCCTTGTATGGGGCTGCAGAAGCCGGCCGCGATTACAACTCGGTTGATATGAGTCATTTGAGAATGTTTAACGAATATTTTCCTCCTTACAAAGCGGCAATCGACGCCGGAGTTGGTTGTGTCATGTCGTCGTTTAATGATGTTGACGGTGTTCCTGCATCGGGAAATAAATGGTTACTAACCGATGTATTGCGCGACAGATGGGGCTTCGACGGATTTGTGGTTTCTGATTATACTTCGGTAAACGAAATGATTGCACATGGATTGGGCGATTTACAAGCCGTTTCGGCCCTGGCATTAAAAGCCGGATTGGATATGGATATGGTAGGAGAAGGATTTCTGACCACACTTGAAAAATCGCTTGAAGAAGGAAAAGTGACAGAAGAAGACATTAATATCGCTTGCCGCCGGATTCTGGAAGCAAAATACAAACTCGGGCTTTTTGAAGATCCGTATCTTTATTTCGACAATGCCCGTCCTGAAAACGATATTTTAACCGCCGAACATCGCCAGGTGGCACGACAAGCTGCAGCTAGCTCAATGGTACTGTTAAAAAACGAGAATCAATTGCTTCCACTCGAAAAATCCGGGACTGCGGCATTGGTTGGTCCGCTGGTTGACAGTCGCAGCAATATGCTCGGAACCTGGGCTCCAACAGGCGATTTCAATCTCGCAGTTACCGTTTTGGAAGGGTTTAAGAATGTTGTTGGCGACGATGTGAATATCGTTCATGCAAAGGGCGCCAATATTTCGGATGATCCAGAGTTTGCCAAAAAGATCAACGTTTTTGGTCCAAAGATTTTTATCGATGAGCGTTCGCCTGAAACAATGTTGCGGGAAGCTGTTTCGGTATCGAATAAAGCAGATGTGATTATTGCAGTTGTTGGCGAAGCCACTGAAATGACAGGTGAATCATCGAGCCGCACAGATATTACCATGCCACCAAGTCAAAAGAAATTACTAAAAGAACTGGCAAAAACCGGGAAGCCGTTGGTTATAGTAAACATGAGTGGCCGTCCGATGGAAATTGTCGAAGAAGTGGAAATGGCAGATGCCTTTGTCCAAATGTGGCATGCCGGTGTTGAAGGCGGAAATGCCTTGCCCGACGTTCTGTTTGGTGATTATAATCCTTCGGGTAAACTAACCGCAACTTTCCCGGTAAATGTTGGTCAGGTACCTATTTATTACAGTATTCGAAACACAGGTCGTCCGCAGGATGGCGATACCTTTCAGAAATTTAAATCGAATTATCTGGATGCGCCCAACTCTCCCCTTTTCCCGTTTGGATATGGGTTGAGCTACACATCCTTTGAGTTTAAAAACTTAAGTATTGACAAAGCAACAATCACCAATAATGACGAATTAAAAGTATCAGTTGAAGTGACCAACACCGGCAATTTTGATGGTGAAGAAGTGGTTCAGCTGTATATCCGCGATATGGTAGCCAGTATTACTCCTCCGCTACGTTTGCTGAAAGGATTTGAAAAAGTTTCTATTTCAAAAGGCGAAACCAAAACGGTGGAATTTACCATTACCAACGAAGATCTGGCATTTTATCATGCCGACCTTTCGTTTTATGCAGAACCCGGAG
- a CDS encoding family 43 glycosylhydrolase → MQTIGKLIQTTFVVLFLISTTQAQTIVPQTYCNPLDIDYTYMVYNSARNISYRSGADPAVIEFRGEYYMFVTRSFGYWHSNDLVNWDFIKPQQWFFEGCNAPTAFNYKDSMVYFAGDPAGYGSILYTDDPKSGKWTPTPSISNNIQDSELFIDDDGKTYLYWGSSNVHPIRVKMLNKDDRFLETGVKKDLINLVEEEHGWERFGENNLHPTLKEGYMEGASMTKHDGKYYLQYAAPGTQFNVYADGVYIGDSPLGPFAYMKNNPMSFKPGGFTNGAGHGITVKQTNGQYWHFATMALASNAQWERRLCMFPTYFDDEGLMHSNTAYGDYPRFGPDHPTKAGEHCGWMLLSYKGKATVSSSLKQIMKFTSNNDEVEVHELPLEKNNNGEIIANVLTDENPKTFWVAEANDDKQWITIEMLNPGSIYAFQLNFHDYESGIYTRTEGLRHCFVIEASADAENWETLVDRSNSYKDSPNAYIVLNQPVEAKFVRYKNIEVPGNNFAMSEIRVFGLGLGKKPAAVKDFEITRQDDRRDISFAWKPVKGAQGYNIRWGIAPDKLYQSWQLYDTNEHFMRCLDRDTPYYFSIEAFNENGISEQTEPVKID, encoded by the coding sequence ATGCAAACCATAGGAAAACTTATACAAACAACTTTTGTTGTGCTGTTTCTGATAAGCACAACCCAGGCACAAACTATTGTTCCGCAAACGTATTGTAATCCACTGGATATCGATTATACTTACATGGTTTATAATTCAGCCCGAAATATTTCGTATCGATCGGGTGCCGATCCGGCAGTTATCGAGTTCCGTGGAGAGTATTATATGTTTGTTACCCGCTCGTTTGGCTACTGGCACTCAAATGATCTGGTGAACTGGGATTTTATCAAACCTCAGCAATGGTTTTTCGAAGGATGTAACGCACCTACTGCTTTTAACTACAAAGATTCGATGGTGTATTTTGCCGGTGATCCGGCGGGTTACGGAAGCATTCTTTATACCGACGATCCGAAAAGTGGCAAATGGACACCAACCCCATCAATTTCGAATAACATTCAGGATTCGGAACTTTTTATTGATGATGATGGAAAAACCTATTTGTACTGGGGCTCGTCAAATGTGCATCCAATACGGGTTAAAATGCTGAATAAAGATGATCGTTTCCTGGAAACAGGAGTAAAAAAAGACCTCATCAATCTTGTGGAAGAAGAACACGGCTGGGAGCGTTTTGGTGAAAACAACCTTCACCCAACTTTAAAAGAAGGTTACATGGAAGGTGCCTCGATGACCAAACACGACGGTAAATATTATTTGCAGTATGCCGCGCCGGGAACGCAGTTTAATGTTTATGCTGATGGCGTTTATATTGGCGACTCGCCGCTGGGACCTTTTGCTTATATGAAAAACAACCCGATGAGTTTTAAACCGGGAGGTTTTACCAACGGCGCGGGGCACGGAATTACAGTAAAACAAACCAACGGGCAATACTGGCATTTTGCCACCATGGCGCTGGCGTCGAACGCCCAATGGGAGCGCCGCTTGTGTATGTTCCCAACTTATTTTGATGACGAAGGTTTGATGCATTCGAACACGGCTTATGGCGATTATCCGCGTTTTGGCCCCGATCATCCTACAAAAGCTGGCGAGCACTGCGGCTGGATGTTACTGTCATATAAAGGAAAAGCTACCGTTTCATCATCGTTAAAACAGATCATGAAATTTACCTCTAATAACGATGAGGTTGAGGTACACGAATTACCCCTTGAAAAAAATAATAATGGTGAAATTATTGCCAATGTGCTGACCGATGAAAATCCTAAAACTTTTTGGGTAGCAGAAGCTAACGACGATAAACAATGGATAACTATTGAAATGCTGAATCCCGGAAGTATTTATGCTTTTCAATTGAATTTCCATGATTATGAATCGGGTATTTATACCCGTACTGAGGGTTTGCGGCACTGTTTTGTCATCGAAGCTTCGGCAGACGCAGAAAACTGGGAAACTTTGGTTGACCGCAGCAACAGTTACAAAGATTCACCAAACGCATACATTGTGTTGAATCAGCCGGTGGAAGCAAAATTTGTTCGTTATAAAAATATCGAAGTTCCGGGAAACAACTTTGCCATGAGTGAGATTCGGGTATTCGGCTTGGGACTGGGCAAGAAACCTGCCGCAGTAAAAGATTTTGAGATAACACGCCAAGATGACCGCCGGGATATTTCCTTCGCATGGAAACCTGTAAAAGGCGCGCAGGGATACAATATTCGCTGGGGAATTGCTCCCGATAAACTCTACCAGTCGTGGCAGCTTTACGACACTAACGAGCATTTTATGCGCTGTCTCGATCGCGATACGCCCTACTATTTTTCGATTGAAGCATTCAACGAAAATGGAATTTCGGAACAAACGGAACCCGTTAAAATTGATTAG
- a CDS encoding glucoamylase family protein: MKKITFPIVLIALVSTIVFSGCSTGSKKSVEKMQEAEISLEDSLMDLVQYQTFQYFWDGAEPVSGMARERIHMDNIYPQNDQNVVTLGGSGFGVMAILVGVERGFITRKQALERFQRIVAYLGKADRFHGAWPHWLDGPTGKVKPFSKKDDGGDLVETAFMIQGLLAVAEYYKGGNETEQQLVADIQQLWEEVEWDWYTQGKDVLYWHWSPNYGWDMNFPVGGYNECLIMYVLAASSPTHPIDADVYDKGWALNGAIAKDTVYYGLSTVLNFYEYNDDPIGPLFWAHYSYLGLNPKGLKDKYADYWKLNVNHATIHYRYALDNPKNYKGYGENQWGFTSSYSMRGYAGHRPGKMDLGVISPTAALSSFPYTPEESMNFLKYLYLEADSLVGKYGPYDAYSQTDNWYLPRYLAIDQGPIPVMIENYRTGLLWNLFMKNEDVLAGLEKLGFETP; the protein is encoded by the coding sequence ATGAAGAAAATTACATTTCCAATAGTATTGATAGCACTGGTATCTACAATTGTCTTTTCCGGCTGTTCAACCGGAAGCAAAAAATCAGTTGAGAAGATGCAGGAAGCCGAGATATCGCTTGAAGATTCGTTAATGGATTTGGTGCAATACCAAACCTTTCAGTATTTCTGGGACGGTGCCGAACCGGTTTCAGGGATGGCACGCGAACGCATTCACATGGATAATATTTATCCGCAAAACGACCAGAATGTGGTCACACTTGGAGGCTCAGGATTTGGCGTTATGGCCATTTTGGTTGGTGTTGAGCGCGGATTTATCACTCGCAAACAGGCACTGGAACGTTTTCAACGAATTGTTGCTTATCTCGGTAAAGCTGATCGTTTTCACGGAGCGTGGCCACACTGGCTTGACGGGCCAACCGGAAAAGTAAAACCTTTCAGTAAAAAAGATGATGGTGGCGATTTGGTGGAAACAGCTTTTATGATCCAGGGACTATTGGCCGTTGCCGAATATTATAAAGGTGGAAATGAGACGGAACAGCAGTTGGTAGCTGATATTCAACAATTGTGGGAAGAAGTAGAATGGGACTGGTACACACAGGGAAAAGATGTGCTATACTGGCACTGGTCGCCCAATTATGGCTGGGATATGAATTTCCCGGTGGGTGGCTACAACGAGTGTCTGATTATGTACGTTCTGGCAGCTTCCTCGCCAACACATCCTATTGATGCTGACGTTTACGATAAAGGCTGGGCACTTAACGGAGCCATTGCAAAAGACACGGTTTATTACGGACTGAGTACCGTACTTAACTTTTACGAATACAACGACGATCCTATTGGGCCGCTGTTTTGGGCGCATTATTCGTACCTCGGGCTAAATCCGAAAGGACTGAAAGATAAGTATGCCGATTACTGGAAACTAAATGTAAATCATGCCACAATTCATTATCGTTATGCGCTTGATAATCCTAAAAATTATAAAGGTTATGGCGAAAATCAGTGGGGATTTACTTCAAGTTATTCCATGCGTGGATATGCCGGTCATCGACCGGGGAAAATGGATTTGGGCGTGATCTCGCCAACAGCAGCACTTTCGTCGTTTCCATATACTCCGGAAGAGTCAATGAACTTTTTGAAATACCTGTATTTGGAAGCTGACTCGCTGGTGGGAAAATACGGGCCGTATGATGCCTATAGTCAAACAGACAACTGGTATTTGCCACGCTATTTGGCCATTGATCAGGGACCAATTCCAGTGATGATTGAAAATTACCGAACCGGACTTTTATGGAATTTGTTTATGAAGAATGAAGATGTACTGGCAGGACTGGAAAAGCTGGGATTTGAGACACCGTAA
- a CDS encoding glucoamylase family protein yields the protein MLLTVTIVSCSKVDSEAEKPGEDLAITYAYIGETALTASGQNTNITIDETIEIRFNAAVNMVSAEASINLFDAANNPLALTFSYFNNNQLVKIDHQDLDENATYTLTISSGLKGANEEPFKGQTYTFSTLTSPLVLESVQIDEVTYNPLSRILDINRKPVIRLQFNSAVSKDDISLYSSYSSNGTSVASTFNQLDEQTISVEISQEMEGFSKTVFAISSNIENRIDRPFEGLELNFYTQADTTPKFPVISDEELLTLVQRQTFNYFWDFAHPVSGLARERNTSGNTVTTGGSGFGVMSILVGIERGFITRQQGIDRLETIVEFLTDADRFHGVWPHWLNGETGKTIPFSSNDDGGDLVETAFMMQGLLTVRQYLNSGNSQESSLINKINTIWETIEWDWYTQGGQDVLYWHWSPNNDWAMNMKIRGWNEALIIYVLAASSPTHTIGKDVYTKGWARDGNMMNTDNNSFYGYTLPLRNDMGGPLFFSHYSFLGLDPRNLSDQYANYWEQNVTHTKINQAYCADNPQNYVAYSNDCWGLTASDGYSGYSAHSPNNDRGVLTPTAALSSMPYTPEESMKALHYFYYTLGDKLWGDYGFYDAFDFTNGWVADSYLAIDQGPIVVMIENYRTNLLWDLFMSCPEVQSGLTKLDFTY from the coding sequence TTGTTGCTTACAGTAACGATCGTTTCCTGCAGCAAAGTTGATTCCGAGGCAGAAAAACCAGGTGAAGATCTGGCAATTACTTACGCCTACATTGGCGAAACAGCACTTACCGCAAGTGGACAAAACACAAACATTACCATCGACGAAACGATTGAGATCCGTTTCAACGCTGCGGTGAATATGGTATCTGCCGAGGCAAGTATCAATCTATTCGATGCAGCTAATAATCCCCTGGCATTAACTTTTTCCTATTTCAACAATAACCAGTTGGTTAAGATCGATCATCAGGACCTGGATGAAAATGCAACTTACACCTTAACAATCTCATCCGGTTTAAAAGGGGCAAACGAAGAGCCTTTTAAAGGACAAACGTATACATTTTCAACGCTCACATCACCATTGGTTTTGGAAAGTGTGCAAATTGATGAAGTGACTTACAATCCGTTGTCACGAATTTTAGATATTAACCGCAAACCTGTCATCCGGCTGCAATTTAATTCAGCCGTTTCGAAAGACGACATTTCCCTTTACTCATCATATTCCAGCAATGGAACGTCGGTGGCTTCAACATTTAACCAGTTAGATGAACAAACAATTTCTGTTGAGATTTCGCAGGAAATGGAAGGTTTTAGTAAAACCGTTTTTGCCATTTCATCAAACATTGAAAATCGTATTGACCGGCCATTCGAAGGGCTGGAACTGAACTTTTACACGCAAGCCGATACCACTCCAAAATTCCCTGTAATTTCAGACGAGGAATTATTAACGCTGGTTCAACGGCAAACTTTCAACTATTTCTGGGATTTCGCGCATCCGGTAAGCGGATTGGCACGCGAACGAAATACTTCGGGAAATACGGTTACCACAGGTGGTTCCGGTTTTGGAGTGATGTCGATACTGGTAGGTATCGAACGTGGATTTATTACCCGCCAGCAAGGAATCGACAGATTGGAAACTATTGTCGAATTTTTAACTGATGCCGACCGTTTTCATGGCGTATGGCCACACTGGTTAAACGGCGAAACCGGAAAAACCATTCCGTTCAGCTCGAACGACGATGGCGGTGATTTGGTTGAAACGGCTTTTATGATGCAGGGATTATTGACCGTAAGGCAGTATCTGAATTCCGGCAATTCACAGGAATCATCTCTGATCAACAAGATCAACACCATTTGGGAAACCATTGAATGGGACTGGTACACGCAAGGTGGACAAGATGTGTTGTACTGGCACTGGTCGCCCAATAACGACTGGGCAATGAATATGAAGATAAGAGGCTGGAATGAAGCACTGATAATTTATGTGCTGGCGGCTTCATCGCCAACACACACCATCGGTAAAGATGTGTACACCAAAGGCTGGGCGCGTGATGGTAACATGATGAACACCGATAATAATTCGTTTTACGGCTACACCTTGCCATTACGTAATGATATGGGCGGACCGTTGTTCTTTTCACATTATTCATTCCTCGGGCTCGATCCGCGAAATCTTTCCGATCAGTATGCCAACTATTGGGAACAAAATGTAACGCACACAAAAATAAATCAGGCTTACTGCGCTGATAATCCACAGAACTATGTGGCGTATTCCAATGATTGCTGGGGACTTACTGCCAGCGACGGCTACTCTGGCTATTCGGCACACTCGCCAAACAACGACCGGGGCGTTCTTACACCTACAGCTGCACTGTCATCGATGCCTTATACACCTGAGGAATCGATGAAAGCTTTGCACTATTTCTACTACACTTTAGGAGATAAATTGTGGGGAGATTATGGATTCTACGATGCTTTTGATTTTACCAACGGCTGGGTGGCTGATTCTTACCTGGCTATCGATCAGGGGCCGATTGTAGTGATGATTGAAAATTACCGGACCAACTTGCTTTGGGACTTGTTTATGTCGTGTCCAGAAGTACAATCCGGATTGACAAAACTTGATTTTACGTATTAA
- a CDS encoding LamG domain-containing protein: MKTYNKIFLLALILFAFNACDQNYIDGISAVDPGADETAPQVTINFPPEGYEIQTNDAIASVDIDFEVRDDIEIGSISVNIDGAEIASYSEFMDYRVAMRTYTYDNVTTGSHVLSVTATDLDGKTTTATVNFAKSPPYVPQYEGEIFYMPFNNEFREMNSLQLATKVGNPTFADGIQKGTAYSGAADSYLTFPTTILQGATEVSASFWLKVDNSMDRAGILVVAPPADNNNDRSKGFRFFRENASGKQRFKLNVGNGTADSWFDGGAAADVEPNTGEWTHFAFSISETSAEVYINGELVKGGDFSGIDWTDCDVISIMSGAPNWTGWDHLSDGSLMDELRIFNTALTQDEVHTIMLKEQASFYMDFNGDFKEAISSEDATVVGNPSFDYSGGVDGDAYQGAADAYLTFSTADVDVQGEEFSASFWMNINATPDRAGILVMGPEDTANPDAQNDRASGFRFFRENASGMQRFKLNAGNGTADSWFDGGAAADVDPTTGNWVHMAFAISGTEARVYIDGVEVKQGDFSGIDWTGCDLLSIMSGSPRFNGWDHKSDESLMDELYLFKKALSAEEVTLMMQDGL; this comes from the coding sequence ATGAAGACTTATAATAAAATATTTTTACTTGCATTGATCCTTTTTGCTTTCAATGCATGCGATCAAAACTACATCGATGGAATATCTGCTGTAGATCCGGGAGCTGATGAAACAGCTCCTCAGGTAACCATTAACTTTCCGCCCGAAGGTTACGAAATTCAGACCAACGATGCTATTGCCTCAGTTGATATTGATTTTGAAGTGCGTGACGATATTGAAATCGGATCCATTTCGGTGAATATCGACGGCGCAGAAATTGCCAGCTATTCGGAGTTTATGGATTACCGCGTGGCAATGCGAACTTATACATACGATAATGTTACAACAGGCTCGCACGTATTAAGTGTTACTGCCACCGACCTCGACGGAAAAACGACAACGGCAACTGTAAACTTTGCAAAATCGCCACCATACGTACCGCAATACGAAGGCGAAATTTTCTACATGCCGTTTAACAACGAATTCCGCGAAATGAACAGCCTTCAACTGGCAACAAAAGTTGGAAATCCTACATTTGCTGACGGTATTCAGAAAGGAACTGCTTACAGCGGTGCTGCTGATTCGTACCTCACATTCCCTACAACAATTCTGCAGGGAGCAACTGAAGTTAGTGCAAGTTTCTGGCTGAAAGTTGATAACAGTATGGACAGAGCAGGAATTCTTGTAGTAGCTCCTCCAGCCGATAACAATAACGACCGTTCAAAAGGGTTCCGTTTCTTCCGCGAAAATGCAAGCGGTAAACAACGCTTTAAATTGAATGTAGGTAACGGCACTGCTGATAGCTGGTTTGATGGTGGTGCAGCTGCCGATGTTGAGCCAAATACCGGCGAATGGACACACTTTGCATTTAGTATTTCAGAAACGAGCGCAGAAGTTTACATCAATGGAGAATTGGTAAAAGGAGGAGACTTCAGTGGAATTGACTGGACAGATTGCGATGTAATCTCAATTATGTCGGGTGCTCCAAACTGGACCGGATGGGATCACCTGTCAGACGGAAGTTTAATGGATGAACTGCGTATTTTTAATACCGCACTTACCCAGGACGAAGTTCACACTATAATGCTGAAGGAACAAGCTTCTTTCTACATGGATTTTAATGGTGATTTTAAAGAAGCTATTAGCAGCGAAGATGCAACAGTTGTGGGTAATCCATCATTTGATTATAGCGGTGGTGTTGATGGTGATGCCTACCAGGGAGCGGCTGATGCTTACCTTACTTTTTCAACTGCCGATGTTGATGTTCAGGGTGAAGAATTCAGTGCCAGTTTCTGGATGAATATAAATGCAACTCCTGACCGCGCAGGTATTTTGGTAATGGGACCGGAAGATACCGCCAATCCTGATGCGCAAAATGACAGAGCAAGTGGTTTCCGCTTCTTCCGTGAAAATGCCAGTGGCATGCAACGTTTTAAACTAAATGCCGGTAACGGAACTGCAGACTCGTGGTTCGATGGTGGCGCGGCTGCCGATGTTGATCCAACCACAGGCAACTGGGTACACATGGCATTTGCTATTTCGGGTACTGAAGCACGCGTTTACATTGATGGTGTTGAGGTAAAACAAGGTGATTTCTCCGGAATTGACTGGACCGGCTGCGACTTGCTTTCTATCATGTCGGGATCGCCACGTTTTAACGGATGGGATCACAAGTCGGACGAAAGTTTAATGGACGAACTGTACTTATTCAAAAAAGCACTTTCTGCTGAAGAAGTGACTTTAATGATGCAAGACGGTTTATAG
- a CDS encoding RagB/SusD family nutrient uptake outer membrane protein: MKKKLLIKYFAPVFLSGLLLVSGIGCTDKLDEPFENESFTSDVDYTIAEDMDLPLLGAYYGFYTRAWEEPLTLGIRGDDVNAAGDQVPMTEQDNFTYMASHWNANSVWQQHYNDIVNIFTAIDEINKYREASGNDAMADQYIAECRVMRAYLYLNVARTFGGCIIIDDLDNIQNTPLSNKAQVMQYIVDEMSDAIPNLPDVHPNKRTDIPGGMTSYTAYAIQALAYQEMEDYQGVVNATSQIINSGEFQLADDFYHLFKKAGKLDDENIMEFQYSDFNQGEGDRFGFLFAPFGIGGWTPVVTGAGAGWGFYEPTMKYIEFMLDRGEVVRLETSVIFTPDGITELRNDYGDIPEWISNTNREGDIFNNNARMNFVSGKHSQPSTELVPGRTSYGSNKNFIVIRYSEMLLMYAEAITRGANAGSMSADDAVNMVRARAGLTNLSGVTTQDVLDEKFAELAMEWGIRYYDMVRTENTSELSHEGKTFTMDKAYLPFPADQVAELPQLEEGIQ; the protein is encoded by the coding sequence ATGAAGAAGAAACTATTAATAAAATATTTTGCACCCGTATTTTTAAGCGGGCTGCTATTGGTATCGGGAATAGGATGTACCGACAAATTGGATGAACCATTTGAAAACGAATCGTTTACGAGCGATGTGGATTACACCATTGCCGAAGATATGGACCTACCACTTCTGGGAGCTTATTATGGCTTTTATACCCGTGCATGGGAAGAACCATTAACACTGGGAATTCGTGGCGATGATGTAAACGCTGCCGGCGATCAGGTTCCTATGACCGAACAGGATAATTTTACTTATATGGCTAGCCACTGGAATGCCAATTCGGTTTGGCAGCAACACTACAACGATATTGTAAATATTTTTACTGCAATCGATGAGATTAATAAGTACCGCGAAGCATCAGGTAACGATGCAATGGCCGATCAGTATATTGCCGAATGTCGTGTTATGCGTGCTTATTTATACCTGAACGTTGCACGAACTTTTGGTGGTTGTATTATAATCGACGATTTGGATAATATTCAAAATACTCCGTTAAGCAATAAAGCACAAGTGATGCAATACATTGTGGATGAAATGAGTGACGCCATTCCAAACCTTCCTGATGTACATCCAAACAAACGTACCGATATTCCGGGAGGAATGACAAGCTATACAGCCTACGCAATTCAGGCTTTAGCTTACCAGGAAATGGAAGATTACCAGGGAGTGGTAAATGCAACTTCGCAAATTATTAACTCCGGCGAGTTTCAATTGGCTGACGATTTTTACCACCTCTTTAAAAAGGCCGGTAAATTGGACGATGAAAACATTATGGAATTCCAATATTCTGATTTCAACCAGGGAGAAGGCGACCGTTTCGGTTTCTTATTTGCACCGTTTGGAATTGGCGGATGGACACCCGTTGTAACAGGTGCTGGCGCCGGCTGGGGATTCTATGAGCCTACCATGAAGTACATCGAATTCATGCTCGACAGAGGTGAAGTTGTACGACTGGAAACCAGTGTAATTTTCACACCCGATGGAATTACCGAGTTGAGAAATGATTATGGCGATATTCCGGAATGGATTAGCAATACCAACCGCGAAGGCGATATTTTTAATAACAACGCCCGCATGAATTTTGTGAGTGGAAAACACAGCCAACCTTCCACTGAATTGGTTCCCGGAAGAACATCCTATGGAAGTAATAAAAACTTTATTGTTATCCGTTACTCAGAAATGTTGCTGATGTATGCCGAAGCCATCACTCGTGGAGCAAACGCCGGCTCAATGAGCGCTGACGATGCGGTAAACATGGTTCGTGCACGCGCCGGATTAACCAACCTATCGGGTGTTACCACACAAGATGTACTCGACGAAAAATTTGCCGAACTGGCAATGGAATGGGGCATTCGCTATTACGACATGGTGCGTACTGAAAACACCAGTGAGCTCTCGCATGAAGGTAAAACTTTTACAATGGACAAAGCCTATCTGCCATTCCCGGCCGATCAGGTAGCTGAGTTACCACAACTGGAAGAAGGAATTCAATAA